The Lolium rigidum isolate FL_2022 chromosome 1, APGP_CSIRO_Lrig_0.1, whole genome shotgun sequence region GGCGGCACGGCGAAGGGTTCGTAGGCGCAGCGATGGTTCGATCGACGCCAGGACGATGGGTGcaaaaatggggagaatttcagttcccggcctctgcaccaactagggatgcacacagccatttggtatgagtactaagatttttaatcttcgttgagattaaagcatagtcctcaagataaattgcatgagtaccaggatcagcctgggcctcaagtataaataggaacctaaattcgcttccgtgaggatttgaactaaggtgctgggtttgtacatccacttctCCAACCAGTTGAGCTAGACTCACTTCCCCAAAGGGTGTCTCCTCACCTGGGCTCTCTATCTGCGACGCCGCCGCCAGCCTGCCGCGCTCGCCATCCTCGTCCTCCTAGAACGCGCAGTCGTACAGAGTGGTGCGGGAGCATAGGGGCGAGAGACGCGGAATGGAAGGACTGCACTTTCCTTCCCCATCTTTTAAACCGTAATCTACGTGGCCAAAACCACTGTCCAAGTCAGCCTAAAACAGCCATCAAAAGCTTCAGGGGGTTAATTAACCGGTAATGAATACCTGAGGGGTTATGTGCTCCACTTTAAACCTAGAGGGGTTAAACGTCCCAAACCTGAAACATAGGGGGTTATCTAGACTTATTTCTAGATGTCACTGCATGTTGCACAACAAAAAAGCATACCTCCAAGGATGTTACTAGAGATACGGTGATGAAGCCAAGATTCGCGAAGATGTAGTTCCTCCGAAGATGTTGTTCGTCAGATGTTGCTGTAGGTGATGAAGCCAAGATTCGCGAGGGAGAAGGTGTTGTTCCGACGAGAAATACAGCCGGCAACTAGTCTACCACACCACCGAACCGAAGACGAGGATAACAGCGACAGGTGCGCCTGCAAAATCCGAGGTCAAAAATCGACGAATCGAGCGTGGGAGGTACGAATCGAACGACGCAGCAGGACGGCGGCCTCACCTAGCGCAACATCCGTCAAGGGGAACGCACCGACGCTGTCGACCAGCAGAACGGCGACCTCACCTGCAGAAACAGAGGTAAAAAACGAGGGTAAAAGTACGAATCGAGCGACGCCCCCATCGCACAAGGACGACGGCCTCACCTAGCGCAACATCCGTCAAGTGCGCCGGCGGCGACGCCGTCGACCAGAATAACGGCAGCCTCACCTGCAAAAAATCGAGGTCAAAATCGACGGTAGGAGATGCGGGAAATCACGAATCGAGCGGTGCCCCGTCGCAGAAGAACGGCGGCCTCACCTGGCGGACCTTCCGtacggcgcggcggcgacgacgacgtcgaCAGGACCTGGTTCGGCGAGCGGAGGTGAGcggaggcgaggaggaagcgaGGCGGAGCGTCGGACACGACGAACGGAAATGCGAGATTTTAGGGGAACGGCCGGAATTGATTTGAAAAGACAGCGTCACGCTACGGGTACCAACAATGTGAGGCTTGCGCGTGGGGCACGCTGCGTCCGTTGCCACCGATATCTCCGGGCCGTTGGATGGCGATCGCGCGGCCACGATGACCAACCTGATAGTTTGTTACGTTCAGATCAGCTTAGAGATAGAGAAATATAATTTTAAAATGGTTGGAAAGGTACAATCACTCGAGTTATCACATATCCAGAGGAAACCGGCTTAAACATCTGCAAAAGTACTTCTCCGTTCCGAATTACTATGTGACTGATTTGTCGAGATTGACACGTTTCTATACGCTAAAACGTATTTAGATACAATCTTTACCTACTAATTTTTACTAATAAAGAAAGTAAGATTTCTTCCTAATTTTTCGTCCGTTTTACTATTAGTCAAACTTTTCAGTAAATATTACGAGCTCTGCCACCGCTTAGTAAACAAAACGGTTCGGTCGATGTGTTCCTTTTTTTTCCGTGATCGATCCTTGCTCAAACGCAATGACGCTTCCCTATTCGCTTCATCGCTCGGTACTTCCGCTCGCATCATGATGGGCCATCGTAGGTGCGCTGGGCCAGCTCAACATTTATCtcatcctaagagcatctccagccgcgttccccaaagcgtcccccaaagggatttggggcgcgccggacaaaaaatgtgtttcagccgtgtcccccaaagcccatttttgtccggcgcggcccgatacggtgtccggcgccccgtgcccgtccccgtcccacaggggacgcaccggggacgccggacacaacgaaaagcgaggcggctcccacatgtcggcgactagttgcataaaccgttggttcgcgcctcttttctcgtcgctccttcgttcccgcgcctcccaccccaccgtcgCCGCTGGATATCCCGGCCggttgggcgtctgatctctgctgagagtcggaaccgttgtcgcggctggggctcccgccggtcgtgccgccgccgccgcgtcgccagcgcgtcccagaacgcgccgtcaaatccgtcccacctccgcgcacagaaggtgctcgacgacttgccaggtaggcgcgattgaccgctgtttgttgcgtcgtctgcctcggcgcaaatttaaccattgattttggttCAACCATGGACAGCgaagatgagatggttgccctgctgctggaggacgagcaagccttcgacgacgacctgcgggagcatttgctgatcatcgcgtccctccaggaattgctcgacgctgaggcggagaagaggaagaggccgcgccgcggaggatcaaggccgggaagaaggaagtcgaagccccggcagaggatggaggggcatgccatgctgcacaacgactacttcgccgacgacgcaacacatgccgacaattttcggcgccggtacaggatgagcaagggctgttcatgaatatcctccacagcgttcgagagttcgacccctacttcaagctcaaggtcgacgctgtaggcgttctcgggttctcgtcgattcagaagtgcaccgccgccatgaggatgcttgcatacggagcacctgccgatacacaggacgactatcttcgcatgagtgagtctcatcgccattgagtgcatgtacaagttttgccgagctgtagtgggaaagtttggcaaatactatttgagagggccaactgaggaagagactgcaaggatcatggcacaaaatgctgctagAGGATTTCCtgcaatgcttggaagcatcgattgcatgcactgggcatggaagaactgcccgtttgcttggcaaagtATATAGAAaggccgtcatggatattgcagtgtggtgcttgaagctgtggcagattatgacctgtagatttggcattctttctttggcatggcggggtcacacaatgacatcaacgtgttgcagcagtctccggtgttcagcagactagtggaagggcatgctccaccatgcaactatgagatcaatggccacggatataccaaaggctattatctagccgatggtatatatccaaaatgggccacttttgtcaaaacaatctcgaatccatcaggtctgaagaattctcactttgctacgcgataggaggcttgcaggaaggatgtcgagcgggcatttggtgtgcttcaagcacaatttgtcattgtccggtaccctgctctaagctggtctcacggccaaatgtgggaggtgatgcaggcttgtgtgatcatgcacaacatgatcatcgaggatgaccgcaagaatcatgctaggtcacatgttggtctctATGAGTGTGAACGCCCTCTTGcgtaggttgatcatgagttgcctgcagattttgctgattttctccccatgcacgcagagatccgtgacagcaatgtgcatgagcaacttcaagctgatatcgttgagcatttgtggaggatcaaaggaaataccgtggcaccttgatgtagcatctacccctatttattatatttgtttacttgttttattatttgttgtaatttaatttgaaaacaatcctcgcaaacatttttattcatatgctatatttgataaatggttctgtgttaaaaaaagtaatttaaatgtttgggggcggcgtttgggggacgcggctggggagcgacgtcccccaaagacggcacgaacaaaacacatcccccaaacgctcaatccagcgcggtttgggggacgctttgggggacgcggctgaagatgctctaatcaTTTGAGCTGGCGTAATCCCACGACTAAAAAAGATGCTTAAATTAGTCTCATACCGCTTTGTTACAGCGAGTCAGGCCGGTTTATATACCTAGATTTCCTGGAATTAACAAGCCGCCCAAGAAACATAGAGCAACACAAATTGATTATGAATCAATCAGGCAGGAAAACATCGGATGAAATCAGAGGAGCCCCCCGCTGATACACAAAAATCCAGCGACTCGCTGCGGCCCGAACCGGCGACTGACCGTACACGAGCGGCGGAGCCTTGCTATTTGACGGTCTCTACTTGTACGTGGCCCCAAGCCCGGGGCACCGGCATGGCCGGCTGTACTCCCGTCCGCTGCCTATTTGGGGAAAAAGAAAAGTGAGAACGAAGGGTAATTAGAGAAGAGAGAACCTTATCCGGTTATCTATCCCTTGACACAATTTGTCTTTTCATCGGTCCATTTAAATGTGTTTTATATTACATGCCAGTGGATGCTACGGAGTATGGAGAATATGGACAGTTttcattttctaatttttttattgCTGAACGACTACCATTTTGTGCTTCTCCAAATAGAGGTTTTTATTTGACGCAGTATCATGATTATTCCATAGTTCAACTATTGGATGAAGCTTACCCGGGTCCTATTATTTTGCAAGCACCTTTAAATTTAAGCATTAGATTATTTATAAATTTATAGGATAAATTCCACACCTTGCACTCTCGCGAATGCAATTGCGGTAGCAAGGCGGTTCTCccaaaatataaaatattaacataagtaaataaaataatagCGAGGTATATATAGAATAGTATATTTACACGCGGTATCGAGGTTGCACACTACATGAGCTGATGACCCTTCCGGCCAAGCAGTAAAAGACGACACCCTACGAGTTGATAAACTGCTTTTGGAGCCACCCGCTCCAACATTCAAACCTCTGCAACCCACACACACATAAGCTGATAGAGTCCGCAGAGCCTTCGTGTGTGCACCCTGCTACGCTACCTCCTTCCACCGTCTCGAGAGCTCCCTCGCACGAGAGGAGAAGTAGCACACCGCCTCCTTCCTAGAGGCGTATGACTTCCTCACCGGCCCCACCAAAGGCGGCGATGCAGGAGAGGATGATGGAGGCTCCCTAGAGGAGGTTGTGGCTAGGGCTCCCCCGTGCCGCCGTGGAGGGTAGCGCGGGGTAGTTGAACTTATCTTTCTAACAATCATTTTTTTTGAAGGATTAACGATCATTTTTATAAACATTTGTTCCACCCGTGTAACACATCATAACAAGTCAATGAAAATACAAGTCCGTGTCGATGTGCGCATGCACCAAGTGTGAAACCCGCAAGAACAAGGAACTCACAACATCGATTTTTAGATTCGtcatgaaaaaaaaaaaagaaaccatcAACAATTATGGTAAAGATGAAAATGCAAATGATTCACAAGAGCATTTCAACATTTATTCCGCCCGGTGCAATGCACGGGTTTTTGACTAGTACATATATATATTGAGATAAAATCCACGAGAAATAATTCAGTGAGTAGTAAAATATGAAGGGAAAGTGCGTGGTTTATTTGTGTCGTGTGGAGCCGCTGACTCAGAGCCGGCTGTTTTTTGCGAGGCCGAGATACTCGGCGGTGAGAGGCTTGAAGATGCGCTGCTCGTCGGAGTCTAGGGCGGCGGCGAGGCTCGGCCAAATGGACATGCTAAAGAACAAGCTGGAGCCGCCAGGGGAGGTGGTGATGATGACGAAACCGAAGCATAACCTGCCGCTGTCCACCCACGCTGGCATGGCATAGGCGGCTTGGCCGAAACCAAAATCAGTGTTGAAAGGGAAGGACGCGAAGGAGGTGACGCCCAGAAGCGGGCTGCCCAGCCCGATGGCCGCAGCCTCGACGTACTTGGCCGCTGTACCCTGCTTGTCCTTGCCCTTGTGATCCTCCACCCAGTCCACCACCTGCTGGAAGTGCTCGTCGGTAGCCGTAGACTTGATGGACTCACGCATCATGGACGCGATTCCCTGGAGTGGCCGCCGCTTGACCCCTTCCACGCTTGCCTCCGCCACCGCGTACGAGGTGACGTTGCCAATATAGTTGCGCATTGCTTCCGCCGGCGCCGTGGTGGTGAGGTGCCTCCTCCCGTTCACCCACCAGGCCATGCGGCATGTCTCGTCCGACGAGCCCACCACAGAGGCGAACACCTTCCACAGGTACGCCGACACCGCCTCCACGCGGCTTGTGCGTGGGCCGCCCGCCTGCGCGCGGAGCATCACCAGGTCCCGCTCCTCCACGTAGTATGTGCGCCCCACAAAGGATGCCCCAGCCGTGAGGGCGTTCACAAGATGCTTGCTGTCCAACAGCGCGTACAACTCCCCGATGGAAGAGTTGTACGCCGGCGGGGCCCGGGGACGGAACACCGAGCGATCGTAGTTGGGTGGCGCGGCGGAGATCGTCCCAGAGCACCCGGCGGCGAGATCGGACCACGCATTGGCGATCGTGCAGATGGCGCTCCCGTCGAGGGCCATGTGGCTGCCTGCCCAGGCCACGGCGAACCCACCGCAAGCGAACGACACCAGCTGCAATGTCAAAATGGCGTCCGCGCTGTACTGGACAGGGATGCCGATCCTCGCCAGCGATGCAGCCAGGTCGCCGTAGTGCAGGCTCCCCAGTGCCTCGCCGACCTCACCCACGATCACCTCCAGGCCCTGGTTATCACAGTGT contains the following coding sequences:
- the LOC124706538 gene encoding hydroxycinnamoyltransferase-like gives rise to the protein MAKDDSASGVRVMSRSMVKASVRRPRVVLPVSNLDLLFQDTPASMLCLYRKPSSSSGDFEDVVAGFKAKLPSLLDHFYPLAGRIVADPRSGLPEIHCDNQGLEVIVGEVGEALGSLHYGDLAASLARIGIPVQYSADAILTLQLVSFACGGFAVAWAGSHMALDGSAICTIANAWSDLAAGCSGTISAAPPNYDRSVFRPRAPPAYNSSIGELYALLDSKHLVNALTAGASFVGRTYYVEERDLVMLRAQAGGPRTSRVEAVSAYLWKVFASVVGSSDETCRMAWWVNGRRHLTTTAPAEAMRNYIGNVTSYAVAEASVEGVKRRPLQGIASMMRESIKSTATDEHFQQVVDWVEDHKGKDKQGTAAKYVEAAAIGLGSPLLGVTSFASFPFNTDFGFGQAAYAMPAWVDSGRLCFGFVIITTSPGGSSLFFSMSIWPSLAAALDSDEQRIFKPLTAEYLGLAKNSRL